The following coding sequences lie in one Metallumcola ferriviriculae genomic window:
- the scpB gene encoding SMC-Scp complex subunit ScpB, with product MLFSETLLAALECLLFVAAEPLSIKNLANILETKEKDTEELLDSLARKYNDKESGIQLVRLAGGYQLCTRPEFSGYIEKLYKPQAHALSRAALETLAIVAYRQPITRAEMEQIRGVKVDGVVNTLMEKKLIQEIGRKEGPGRPILYGTSGQFLQYFGLDDLEDLPDPEKFLDKAAVEEAAASQGSD from the coding sequence GTGCTATTTTCGGAAACTCTATTGGCTGCGTTAGAATGCTTACTCTTTGTTGCCGCAGAACCATTATCAATAAAAAATCTGGCTAATATACTAGAGACCAAAGAAAAGGATACTGAGGAACTGCTGGATTCGTTGGCCCGTAAATATAATGATAAAGAAAGCGGCATCCAATTAGTACGCTTAGCCGGCGGTTACCAGCTTTGCACCCGGCCGGAATTTTCCGGGTATATCGAGAAATTATATAAGCCCCAGGCCCATGCTCTGTCTCGGGCTGCGTTGGAGACTCTAGCCATTGTGGCTTATCGCCAACCAATTACCAGGGCTGAAATGGAACAGATACGCGGAGTTAAAGTGGATGGTGTGGTCAACACGCTGATGGAAAAGAAGTTAATCCAGGAAATTGGTCGCAAGGAGGGGCCGGGCAGGCCAATTCTTTATGGCACCAGCGGTCAATTCTTACAGTACTTTGGCCTCGACGATTTGGAAGACCTGCCTGACCCGGAAAAATTTCTCGATAAGGCTGCCGTAGAGGAAGCAGCAGCTTCCCAGGGAAGTGATTAG
- the trpS gene encoding tryptophan--tRNA ligase produces the protein MSKGRIFSGMRPTGKLHIGHLSVIENWVRLQEEYQCFFAPVDWHALTTGYEDTAGIKEDTREMVIDWLSAGLDPEKSTIFVQSHVKEHAELHLLLSMTTPLSWLERCPTYKEQLQQLGAGRDIRTYGFLGYPVLMAADILVYRADTVPVGEDQLPHLELAREIVRRFNHLYDSQVFPEPQPKLAKISMLPGIDKRKMSKSYDNDIAISSNAEELWEKVRLMITDPARVRKTDPGDPEVCVVHTYNKIYNDEEVEERIAQCRTAGIGCINCKRRLADKMIESLNPIWERRAQLENNPGIVEEILTAGADKARKQAAETLRVVREVMNIG, from the coding sequence ATGAGCAAGGGAAGGATTTTTAGCGGTATGCGTCCCACCGGGAAACTGCATATTGGTCATTTGAGTGTCATTGAAAACTGGGTGCGTCTCCAGGAAGAGTATCAATGTTTTTTTGCACCAGTTGATTGGCATGCTTTGACTACCGGCTATGAAGATACAGCAGGCATCAAGGAAGATACACGAGAAATGGTTATTGATTGGCTTAGTGCCGGTCTGGATCCGGAAAAAAGTACTATCTTTGTTCAGTCTCACGTCAAGGAACACGCGGAGCTGCATTTGCTTCTGTCCATGACCACGCCATTATCCTGGCTTGAACGCTGTCCTACTTATAAAGAGCAGCTGCAGCAGTTGGGCGCGGGCAGGGATATCCGTACTTATGGTTTTCTTGGTTATCCGGTGTTGATGGCGGCAGACATTTTGGTTTATCGGGCCGATACCGTTCCAGTAGGCGAAGACCAATTACCGCATCTGGAACTGGCTCGTGAAATAGTGCGCCGCTTCAATCATCTGTATGATAGCCAAGTTTTCCCCGAGCCCCAGCCAAAGCTGGCGAAAATATCCATGCTGCCCGGTATAGATAAGCGCAAAATGAGCAAGAGTTATGACAATGACATAGCCATTAGCAGCAATGCTGAGGAACTGTGGGAAAAGGTACGCCTAATGATTACCGATCCTGCCCGGGTGAGAAAGACTGACCCCGGCGATCCGGAAGTGTGCGTGGTGCACACCTATAATAAGATTTATAACGATGAAGAAGTAGAAGAAAGAATTGCGCAATGTCGTACCGCCGGCATTGGCTGCATTAATTGCAAACGGCGTTTGGCAGATAAGATGATCGAAAGCCTTAATCCCATTTGGGAGCGTCGGGCACAGCTTGAAAATAACCCCGGGATTGTTGAGGAAATATTGACTGCTGGAGCCGATAAGGCCCGAAAACAAGCGGCGGAAACCTTACGCGTTGTGCGAGAGGTAATGAACATCGGTTAG
- a CDS encoding site-2 protease family protein, whose translation MHSMDINSLLAAIPAILIAIVFHEYAHGKVAYMLGDPTPKYQKRLTLNPLNHLDPLGALMFIVVGFGWAKPVQVNPFHFRGDRRKGMMMVSLAGPVMNLVLAYLGAVGLQLFGTSNWYVGSFFQSVVLYNIVLAVFNLIPVPPLDGSKILAGLLPAGQAHIMQNLERYGTMILLLLLFTGIIGRILWPVVQVIYSSFMYLSSFALL comes from the coding sequence ATGCACAGTATGGATATCAACTCATTGTTGGCAGCAATCCCAGCTATTCTTATTGCCATTGTCTTTCATGAATATGCCCATGGAAAGGTAGCCTATATGCTAGGGGATCCAACCCCCAAGTATCAAAAACGGCTGACTTTAAACCCGCTTAATCACCTTGATCCTTTAGGTGCCTTGATGTTTATTGTTGTAGGATTTGGCTGGGCTAAACCGGTTCAGGTCAATCCATTCCACTTTCGCGGCGACCGGCGTAAGGGAATGATGATGGTAAGTCTGGCCGGGCCGGTCATGAATCTGGTTTTGGCTTATCTGGGGGCTGTAGGCCTGCAGCTATTTGGCACTAGTAACTGGTATGTGGGCAGTTTTTTTCAGTCAGTGGTTCTTTATAATATAGTACTGGCAGTATTTAATCTCATACCGGTACCGCCTTTGGACGGATCAAAGATACTCGCCGGGCTTCTGCCTGCCGGTCAGGCCCACATAATGCAGAATCTGGAGCGATATGGAACGATGATTTTGCTGCTGTTGTTGTTTACCGGAATAATCGGCCGGATTTTGTGGCCTGTAGTTCAAGTTATTTATAGTTCCTTTATGTATTTGAGCAGCTTTGCCCTATTATAA
- a CDS encoding CBS domain-containing protein, translating into MLQLILSHRNIDFDGLAAMVAAKKLFPKGKMVLSGKAGPAVAEFLSLYKDSLPILFAHQVEKQQLDRVVIVDTNTPERLGEMEWALDSAREVLVYDHHPSQKDGIKAYRLKQEQMGAVTTLLVEELATQGQSISAFEATIFALGIYQDTGAMTHPGTTPRDVRAVALLLDKGANLSVVSRFMEQHLDEAQQGLLNSMLSNITEVSINGILILVSKVKVEDYIGGLAYLTAKLLEITGVNSFISLVKMGKRVHLVGRTSLDCVPMHTIMAGFGGGGHPKAAAATVKNGDPATINQQLIELLQQNVRPLVTAAGIMSYPVKVLAPDTTIKEAGRMMLRYGHSGLPIREDAKLVGMVSRRDVDKALHHGLGHAPVKGFMSRQVKVISPDTPLPEIQRLMVRYDVGRLPVMAGEKIVGIISRSDILRTMHGDGYAHPFNTLYQDRCDWQTMPDILDLLGEQLEGEQLKLLAGIGRLADENNWGAYLVGGFVRDLLLGVPNLDLDIVVVGSAPKLAEKLSAEFGGNVRVHEKFNTATVHLPSDIKVDFATARKEFYEYPAALPTIEETNLREDLYRRDFTVNALAICLNRDEFGLLIDFFCGYSDLEEQRIRLLHNLSFIEDPTRILRAVRFEQRYQFQLEPQTAHVLSNAVAEEALKNISPDRVWNELKLIFAENDPVKSLRRLAELGIWPQIIPGLEWKNSIQESLNKVIPVITAVADITGVSLERWLVFLTVILRETDETSAVAWLDQLSITKEQRSSLKRCLEEDSAAMLQDLETPGPGELHKLLKDCSPLGMALILLFIKGQVEQNVYQYFRLRTRLPQLLKMDGKVLGKMGIEPGPVYGKVLFALEAAVLEGKVETVQDQQRFVRNWLESKGVL; encoded by the coding sequence ATGTTGCAATTAATTCTCTCTCATAGGAATATAGATTTTGATGGTTTGGCGGCCATGGTTGCCGCTAAGAAGCTTTTTCCCAAAGGGAAAATGGTACTGTCCGGTAAAGCCGGTCCGGCTGTGGCTGAGTTTTTGTCTCTTTATAAGGACAGCCTCCCTATTTTATTCGCTCATCAGGTGGAAAAGCAGCAGTTAGACCGGGTGGTTATTGTTGACACCAATACTCCAGAACGGCTGGGAGAAATGGAGTGGGCATTGGATTCCGCGCGGGAGGTGCTTGTCTATGACCATCACCCGTCACAAAAAGACGGTATTAAGGCCTACAGGCTCAAACAGGAGCAGATGGGTGCCGTTACCACGCTTTTAGTGGAAGAACTGGCAACCCAAGGTCAAAGTATCTCTGCATTTGAAGCCACCATATTTGCCTTGGGAATCTATCAGGATACCGGGGCTATGACTCATCCCGGAACTACACCTAGGGACGTTCGGGCAGTGGCACTGCTGCTTGACAAAGGGGCTAACTTATCAGTGGTGTCACGATTTATGGAACAGCATCTGGATGAGGCCCAACAGGGCTTGCTTAATAGTATGCTCAGTAATATTACTGAAGTAAGTATTAATGGCATTTTAATTTTGGTGAGCAAAGTAAAAGTGGAAGACTACATAGGTGGGCTCGCTTATCTTACCGCCAAACTACTGGAAATTACAGGCGTTAATTCTTTCATCTCCCTGGTGAAAATGGGCAAAAGGGTGCATCTGGTAGGGCGTACCAGCTTAGACTGTGTTCCGATGCATACCATTATGGCCGGGTTTGGCGGCGGCGGTCATCCAAAAGCGGCTGCCGCCACAGTGAAAAACGGCGACCCAGCCACCATCAACCAGCAATTGATAGAATTACTTCAACAAAATGTACGACCCCTAGTCACCGCGGCCGGAATTATGTCCTATCCAGTTAAAGTGCTGGCTCCTGATACAACTATCAAAGAGGCCGGTCGGATGATGCTGCGCTACGGACATTCGGGGCTGCCTATAAGGGAAGACGCCAAACTGGTCGGTATGGTCTCCCGCCGGGATGTGGATAAGGCATTGCATCATGGCTTAGGCCACGCGCCGGTGAAAGGATTTATGAGCAGGCAGGTTAAAGTGATTTCTCCGGACACGCCTTTACCGGAAATTCAGAGATTAATGGTCAGGTATGATGTGGGCCGACTGCCGGTAATGGCTGGAGAAAAAATAGTAGGTATTATCTCCCGAAGTGATATATTACGCACCATGCATGGTGATGGTTATGCGCATCCCTTTAATACACTTTACCAGGATCGGTGTGATTGGCAGACCATGCCGGATATACTTGACTTGCTGGGGGAGCAGTTAGAGGGAGAACAGTTAAAGCTGCTTGCAGGAATTGGTCGCTTGGCTGACGAAAATAATTGGGGTGCTTATTTGGTGGGAGGGTTCGTACGGGACCTGCTTCTGGGTGTACCCAATCTGGATTTAGATATAGTTGTGGTAGGCAGTGCCCCAAAATTAGCGGAAAAACTATCCGCTGAGTTTGGCGGTAACGTACGGGTGCATGAAAAATTTAATACCGCAACCGTACACTTGCCATCAGACATTAAGGTTGATTTTGCCACTGCTAGGAAAGAATTTTATGAGTATCCGGCAGCCTTGCCTACCATAGAGGAAACCAACTTAAGGGAAGATCTCTATCGGCGGGATTTTACCGTTAATGCTTTGGCAATCTGCCTCAATCGCGATGAATTTGGCCTGCTGATTGACTTTTTTTGCGGCTACAGTGATTTGGAAGAGCAGCGCATTAGATTACTGCATAACCTCAGTTTCATCGAAGATCCTACCCGTATATTACGGGCCGTGCGGTTTGAACAACGTTATCAATTTCAATTGGAACCACAAACTGCTCATGTATTAAGCAACGCTGTTGCTGAGGAAGCACTGAAAAACATTAGTCCAGACCGGGTATGGAATGAGTTAAAATTAATCTTTGCAGAAAACGACCCGGTGAAAAGTTTACGGCGGTTGGCGGAGCTGGGTATCTGGCCGCAGATTATTCCGGGGTTAGAATGGAAAAACTCTATACAAGAGTCCTTAAATAAAGTAATTCCGGTGATCACCGCAGTAGCAGACATTACTGGGGTTTCGTTAGAGCGATGGTTGGTTTTTCTCACTGTTATTTTACGAGAAACCGATGAAACTAGTGCGGTTGCATGGCTAGACCAGCTTTCGATTACCAAAGAACAGCGCAGTTCCTTAAAGCGCTGTTTAGAGGAGGATTCTGCAGCCATGCTGCAGGACTTGGAAACACCGGGGCCGGGTGAACTGCATAAGTTATTAAAGGATTGCTCTCCATTAGGGATGGCACTAATTCTTTTATTTATAAAAGGACAAGTGGAACAAAATGTCTATCAATACTTTCGGCTGCGCACACGGCTGCCGCAACTGCTTAAAATGGATGGGAAGGTGCTTGGAAAGATGGGTATTGAGCCCGGGCCTGTGTACGGCAAGGTCTTATTTGCTTTGGAGGCCGCAGTGCTTGAGGGGAAAGTAGAGACTGTTCAGGACCAGCAGCGGTTTGTTCGTAACTGGTTGGAAAGTAAAGGAGTGTTGTAA
- a CDS encoding amino acid ABC transporter permease, producing MDLQFKYVAQALPFLLAGMKLTIIFTVGGLAIGFFLGAIVGLGRTAKNKYAFSAATVYVEVIRGTPILVQAIWIYYAMPQLLGLNLDILPAGITAIAINSGAYIAEVVRGAIEGVPKGQREAGRSLGLNHYHTLYHIIWPQAFRRMIPSLGNQFIISLKDTSLFTIIGAAEMTRQAQISVASNFAYFEIYSLLAVLYLSLTIPITLMLRYVERRLDVN from the coding sequence ATGGATTTGCAATTCAAGTATGTCGCTCAGGCCCTTCCGTTTTTATTAGCTGGAATGAAGCTTACTATTATTTTTACAGTGGGCGGCCTGGCTATAGGTTTTTTTCTAGGTGCTATTGTGGGCCTAGGCCGTACTGCCAAGAATAAATACGCCTTTTCGGCGGCAACAGTTTATGTAGAGGTAATTCGGGGCACGCCGATTCTGGTGCAAGCAATCTGGATTTATTATGCCATGCCGCAGTTATTGGGGCTAAATCTTGACATATTACCGGCCGGAATAACTGCGATTGCCATTAATTCCGGGGCCTACATTGCCGAGGTAGTGCGGGGTGCTATTGAGGGTGTGCCTAAAGGACAAAGAGAGGCGGGCAGGTCCCTGGGGCTTAACCATTACCACACTTTGTATCATATTATCTGGCCCCAAGCGTTTCGTCGCATGATTCCTTCGCTGGGTAATCAGTTTATTATCAGCTTAAAAGATACTTCACTGTTTACTATTATTGGTGCGGCAGAAATGACTAGGCAGGCGCAGATTAGTGTAGCGTCAAACTTCGCTTACTTTGAGATTTATTCACTATTGGCCGTATTATATTTGAGCTTAACAATTCCTATAACATTAATGCTGCGATATGTTGAGAGGAGGCTTGATGTAAATTGA
- a CDS encoding amino acid ABC transporter ATP-binding protein yields MIEVKDLHKNFGELEVLKGITERIKEQEVVCVIGPSGSGKSTFLRCLNMLEEITSGEVIIDGFNLTDPKTNINKVRAETGMVFQQFNLFPHMTAVENLMLAPTKVRGFSKAEAKEKALELLVKVGLSDKADAYPDNLSGGQQQRVAIARALAMNPAVMLFDEPTSALDPELVGEVLEVMKDLAKEGMTMVVVTHEMGFAREVGDRVLFMDEGVIVEQGTPEDIFSNPKNSRTQDFLRKIL; encoded by the coding sequence ATTATAGAAGTTAAGGACTTACACAAAAATTTCGGTGAGCTTGAAGTGCTTAAAGGAATTACCGAACGCATTAAGGAGCAGGAAGTGGTATGTGTTATCGGGCCTTCCGGTTCCGGTAAGAGTACCTTTTTAAGATGCCTAAACATGTTAGAAGAAATCACTTCCGGTGAGGTAATTATTGACGGTTTCAATTTAACTGACCCTAAAACTAATATTAACAAAGTGCGGGCGGAGACCGGAATGGTGTTTCAGCAGTTTAACCTGTTTCCGCATATGACCGCTGTAGAAAACCTAATGTTAGCACCCACCAAGGTGCGGGGATTTTCCAAAGCTGAAGCCAAGGAAAAGGCTTTAGAGCTACTAGTTAAGGTTGGCCTTAGCGATAAGGCCGATGCTTATCCGGACAACCTTTCTGGTGGTCAGCAGCAGCGGGTAGCTATCGCTCGGGCTCTAGCCATGAATCCGGCAGTGATGCTTTTTGACGAACCCACTTCCGCATTAGACCCAGAATTGGTGGGTGAGGTGCTGGAGGTTATGAAGGATTTGGCCAAAGAGGGTATGACTATGGTAGTTGTTACCCACGAGATGGGCTTTGCCCGGGAAGTGGGGGATAGGGTGCTGTTCATGGACGAAGGGGTAATTGTCGAACAGGGTACTCCTGAGGATATATTCAGCAATCCAAAGAACAGCAGAACCCAGGATTTTCTCAGAAAAATATTGTAG
- a CDS encoding segregation and condensation protein A, which translates to MSYKIDIEVFQGPFDLLFHLIDKNEIDIYDIPIARITDQYLHYLQSMGQMDLEVTSEFLVMAATLLSIKAKMLLPKPPKEEEEEDEGLDPRDQLVERLLEYKKFKLVAEYLKEREEAAGRVFTRPVDVEEMASAFVGNDNPLQDVEMADLLDALAQVLEKMPDEEPITKVHRAEITIRDKVKEIRGRLRFNPNGIIFAELFRPGVSRVEVVVTFLALLEIIRSGNILVRQRRNFAEIAIYSREDTDKDDGGEA; encoded by the coding sequence ATGAGCTATAAAATTGATATTGAGGTGTTTCAGGGGCCCTTTGACCTATTATTTCACCTCATTGATAAGAATGAGATTGACATCTACGACATTCCTATTGCCCGGATTACTGATCAATATCTCCATTACCTGCAGTCCATGGGACAAATGGATTTGGAGGTTACCAGTGAGTTCTTGGTAATGGCGGCTACTCTTTTGTCTATTAAGGCCAAAATGCTGCTGCCCAAACCTCCCAAGGAAGAGGAAGAAGAGGATGAGGGCCTGGACCCTAGGGACCAGTTGGTGGAAAGGCTGTTGGAGTACAAGAAGTTTAAACTGGTGGCAGAATACTTAAAAGAAAGGGAAGAAGCGGCAGGCAGAGTTTTTACCAGGCCGGTTGATGTGGAAGAAATGGCCAGCGCATTTGTCGGCAACGATAATCCGTTGCAGGATGTGGAAATGGCCGACCTTTTGGACGCTTTGGCTCAAGTACTGGAGAAGATGCCTGATGAAGAGCCTATAACCAAGGTTCACCGTGCGGAAATAACCATTCGCGATAAAGTGAAAGAAATCCGTGGACGGCTCAGATTCAACCCCAATGGGATAATATTCGCCGAACTATTTCGTCCCGGGGTGTCCCGGGTAGAAGTAGTGGTGACATTTTTGGCTTTGCTGGAAATTATTCGTAGCGGAAACATACTAGTTCGTCAGCGGCGAAATTTTGCTGAAATAGCCATCTATTCCAGGGAAGATACCGACAAAGATGACGGGGGAGAGGCATAG
- the glnH gene encoding glutamine ABC transporter substrate-binding protein GlnH gives MRKSKILVLSIVLLLGVGLLAGCTGDDGGQAGEQPKDKAEKLVVGVDTSFVPFEFRNEETGNYEGFDIDMWAEIAKRLEVDYELSPMDFNALIPSLQTDKIDAAIAGMTIKPERREKVDFSMPYYDSGLLIMVRADNSDIQGKEDLKGKVVGTKTGATSYDFVASIDGVKKNTPFPNITDAYMALRNGNVDAAVHDAPNVKYYIKTAGDGEVKTVGKLMEGQSYGIAFPKGSELTAQVDEALQAMKDDGTYNDIYEKWFGKQPEK, from the coding sequence ATGCGTAAGAGTAAGATATTGGTATTGTCAATTGTATTATTGTTGGGGGTTGGCCTTTTAGCCGGTTGCACAGGAGACGACGGTGGACAGGCAGGGGAACAACCGAAAGATAAGGCAGAAAAACTAGTTGTTGGTGTTGATACAAGCTTTGTACCTTTTGAATTCCGTAATGAAGAAACAGGTAATTATGAAGGTTTTGACATTGATATGTGGGCCGAAATTGCCAAGCGTTTGGAAGTAGACTATGAGTTAAGCCCCATGGATTTCAACGCTTTAATACCGTCTCTGCAGACGGATAAAATTGATGCAGCTATTGCGGGTATGACCATTAAGCCCGAACGTAGAGAGAAAGTTGACTTTTCCATGCCTTACTATGATTCCGGATTATTAATCATGGTTAGAGCCGATAATTCTGATATTCAGGGTAAAGAAGACCTAAAGGGTAAAGTGGTAGGAACAAAAACCGGTGCTACCAGCTATGATTTCGTAGCAAGTATTGACGGCGTGAAGAAAAACACTCCTTTCCCGAATATCACAGATGCTTACATGGCTTTAAGAAACGGTAATGTAGACGCTGCTGTCCATGATGCACCTAACGTGAAATATTATATTAAGACTGCTGGTGACGGCGAAGTTAAAACCGTTGGCAAATTAATGGAAGGTCAGTCCTACGGTATTGCTTTTCCTAAAGGCAGCGAATTAACTGCTCAGGTTGACGAAGCACTTCAGGCAATGAAAGATGACGGCACTTACAACGACATTTATGAAAAATGGTTCGGTAAACAACCGGAGAAATAG